TGGGATTGCCGATCTCGGCAACGCCAGCGGCCTTGGGGTCGAATCGCTCGACCGGAGCCTGCTCGCCGCGGATGTCGACGACGACCTGCGTAAGGGCTGCCATGATCCGGGCGGTCGCCTCGGCAACCTTCTCCGGGGTGATCTCACCCTCGAGCAGGTCAGCGAGATCGATCGGATCGCCGACCTTCAGGGTCACCGTCTTGCGCGGGAACGGCCGTAGGCGCGAGGAGTACGGCGCGAGGACCTCCTGGTCGCCCCAGTGGCCCACGGGAATCACGGGAGCGCCGCTCTCGAGGGCAAGGCGGGCCGCGCCACTCTTGCCGCGCATGGGCCAGAGGTTTGGGTCGCGGGTGATGCTCCCCTCGGGGTAGAACACCAGAAGCTCACCTGCGTGCAGCGCGCGCACCGCAGCGTCGTACGCACCGCGGGCGTGGTCGGTCAGTCGCGGG
This genomic interval from Nocardioides cavernaquae contains the following:
- a CDS encoding lysophospholipid acyltransferase family protein produces the protein MRKVVGRKGTAVRVAEVLVKPTNRALARRVDIDGEKIPAIGGCIIVANHVTKIDPLIVAHMIYDHGRIPRFLAKEALFELPVLGRIVRGAGQIPVPRLTDHARGAYDAAVRALHAGELLVFYPEGSITRDPNLWPMRGKSGAARLALESGAPVIPVGHWGDQEVLAPYSSRLRPFPRKTVTLKVGDPIDLADLLEGEITPEKVAEATARIMAALTQVVVDIRGEQAPVERFDPKAAGVAEIGNPKKTKKNDKKGKA